Proteins encoded by one window of Anaerosporomusa subterranea:
- a CDS encoding GGDEF domain-containing protein, which produces MLSGFDVDTTSNEWDFLCAELRDIINNRRIKTVFQPIVSLTDAVTLGYEALSRGPSGSPLEQPDRLFATATACDLLWELDLLCRFRALEMAGKIMEKHLLFLNVDPKIINDPRFQKGLTRGYLNSSQTDVLGIVFEITEKTAIQDYKGFRRILDNYTSQGYQIALDDTGSGYSGLTLLAETRPQYVKLDMELVRNIDKDSLKQALIKALSQFANATNIKLVAEGIETINELNTLIDIGVHYGQGFLLQRPSPDILELGSDIIQHIQERNDVKQRELFYSPLTAPIGEIARLDLPFSPQAAGQEIIKYFNNNPEILGIPIVDGDRPVGLLSKNEFLGRLATQYGVAVYMNRPVHLLMDNKPLIVDYKTPLDQVSKSAVARSDENMYDYIIVTKDNAYYGITTVKALLERTTQLELTRAKYSNPLTGLPGNFLIEQELKRVVAGEQDYAVLYFDLDNFKAYNDIYGFENGDKILFLTAKVIQALLNQRQQTDTFFGHIGGDDFVAVVRNENIAGLCEDIIEAFDQQVVECYSERDRNRGVIVSKNRHGFDEQFPLVAISIGVVTGKKNSFRNHFQLGEAASQVKKRCKLTWTSCYHIA; this is translated from the coding sequence TAAGACTGTGTTCCAACCAATTGTTTCGCTCACTGATGCTGTTACTCTTGGCTATGAAGCGTTGAGCAGGGGGCCGTCCGGTTCACCACTGGAGCAGCCAGATCGGCTGTTCGCTACTGCAACTGCTTGCGACTTGCTGTGGGAGTTAGATTTGCTTTGCCGATTCAGGGCCTTGGAGATGGCGGGTAAAATAATGGAAAAGCACTTGCTCTTCTTGAATGTTGATCCCAAAATAATCAATGATCCGCGTTTCCAAAAAGGATTAACCCGCGGTTATTTAAACTCATCCCAGACTGATGTTCTAGGAATTGTCTTCGAAATTACTGAAAAAACGGCTATACAAGATTATAAAGGCTTTCGTCGGATTCTGGACAATTATACCAGTCAAGGTTATCAAATTGCGCTTGATGATACGGGATCAGGCTATTCTGGATTGACACTGCTGGCTGAGACGCGGCCTCAGTATGTAAAGCTAGACATGGAATTGGTAAGGAACATTGACAAGGATTCGCTGAAACAGGCATTAATCAAAGCTCTTTCTCAATTCGCTAATGCCACCAACATTAAACTTGTCGCCGAAGGAATCGAGACCATTAATGAACTCAATACCCTAATCGATATCGGCGTTCACTATGGTCAAGGCTTTTTGCTGCAACGTCCATCCCCTGATATCTTAGAGTTAGGGTCTGACATTATACAGCATATTCAGGAACGGAACGATGTGAAGCAGAGAGAATTATTCTATTCGCCATTGACGGCTCCTATCGGCGAAATTGCCCGCCTGGATTTGCCCTTCTCACCTCAGGCCGCCGGTCAAGAGATTATCAAGTATTTTAACAACAACCCGGAAATACTAGGAATTCCGATCGTTGATGGCGATAGACCGGTTGGCCTGTTGTCTAAAAATGAGTTTTTGGGCCGTCTGGCAACACAATATGGGGTTGCTGTATATATGAATCGGCCTGTGCATCTGTTGATGGATAATAAACCGTTGATTGTTGACTATAAAACGCCGCTGGATCAAGTGAGCAAGTCCGCTGTGGCGCGCTCTGATGAAAATATGTATGACTACATCATCGTGACAAAGGACAATGCTTATTATGGCATAACAACCGTGAAGGCTCTGCTAGAGAGGACAACCCAGCTTGAGCTTACGCGTGCGAAATACTCGAATCCATTGACAGGTTTGCCTGGGAATTTCCTAATCGAGCAAGAGCTAAAGCGAGTGGTTGCTGGTGAACAGGACTATGCTGTTTTGTATTTTGATTTAGATAACTTCAAGGCCTATAATGATATATATGGTTTTGAAAACGGCGATAAGATCCTTTTTCTTACAGCGAAAGTCATTCAGGCCCTACTGAACCAGCGACAGCAGACAGATACGTTTTTCGGCCATATCGGTGGGGACGACTTTGTCGCTGTTGTACGCAATGAGAATATCGCGGGCTTATGTGAAGACATTATTGAAGCATTTGACCAACAGGTTGTCGAGTGTTACAGCGAGCGGGATCGTAACCGAGGGGTTATCGTGTCGAAAAACCGTCATGGCTTTGACGAGCAATTTCCGTTAGTCGCTATTTCTATTGGTGTAGTTACCGGTAAGAAGAACAGCTTTCGAAACCATTTTCAACTTGGTGAAGCAGCGAGTCAGGTTAAAAAAAGGTGTAAATTGACCTGGACCAGTTGCTATCATATTGCCTGA